The following are encoded in a window of Clostridia bacterium genomic DNA:
- the surE gene encoding 5'/3'-nucleotidase SurE, with protein sequence MKILLTNDDGIQSVGLLLLAKTLSQKHEVYVCAPDGERSAYSHYINFHRPIYFKQVEVEGATNSYAISGTPADCVMFAARHLKITPDVVISGPNRGANLATDIIYSGTVGASQEAVILGLKSIALSSCSYKDNHFDTCCQFIYNNLETLLKFEFKENLLNINVPNLCEEEIRGVIVARQGHRPYSDYYAEIEIDGKIGYSLEGTPHEIVDCPDLDSTEFTDVNAVHLGYISITPLHLDRTDYSAISQAKELLCK encoded by the coding sequence ATGAAAATATTACTCACAAACGACGACGGAATACAAAGCGTAGGGCTGTTATTACTTGCAAAAACGTTGTCGCAAAAACACGAAGTTTATGTATGCGCTCCTGACGGCGAGCGTTCGGCGTATTCGCATTACATAAATTTCCATAGACCTATTTATTTTAAACAAGTCGAAGTTGAAGGCGCGACAAATTCTTATGCAATTAGCGGTACTCCCGCCGATTGCGTTATGTTTGCCGCAAGACACCTAAAAATAACCCCCGACGTAGTCATTTCGGGTCCAAATAGAGGGGCTAACCTTGCTACCGACATTATATATTCGGGCACAGTTGGCGCAAGCCAAGAGGCGGTAATACTAGGTTTAAAGTCGATAGCCCTTTCTAGCTGTTCATATAAAGACAATCATTTTGACACTTGTTGCCAATTTATCTACAACAATTTAGAAACCCTTTTAAAATTCGAATTTAAAGAAAATTTATTAAATATCAATGTTCCCAATCTTTGCGAGGAAGAAATTAGGGGAGTAATCGTGGCACGTCAAGGACATAGACCATATAGCGATTATTATGCCGAAATAGAAATTGACGGCAAAATAGGCTATTCCCTTGAAGGCACGCCTCACGAAATAGTTGATTGCCCCGACCTAGATTCAACCGAATTTACCGACGTAAACGCCGTACATTTAGGCTATATTTCTATTACTCCGCTACACTTAGACCGCACAGATTATTCGGCAATATCGCAAGCTAAGGAACTCTTATGCAAGTAG